A genomic segment from Vicia villosa cultivar HV-30 ecotype Madison, WI unplaced genomic scaffold, Vvil1.0 ctg.000402F_1_1, whole genome shotgun sequence encodes:
- the LOC131627846 gene encoding uncharacterized protein LOC131627846 — translation MNLTTLFLFFLLLITLNSHFALAGKRKVHITDELDDVFDDEEDDDWKQWGKKPAPSFAPSDITKMDTSQIQEEMKKRHTGPVIGFVKLRLGARRTPEMVAELAMKWTQVLRTGAIGIRFTGIDLSTVMFNLDNSKDLEELKEFVFDQSEAYEIKMGDQFFRRPGDPPLDELIQKQYSEKGETDNAGPEEADGNLKTEL, via the exons ATGAACCTCACCactctctttctcttttttctccTTCTTATCACTCTAAATTCCCATTTTGCCCTTGCCGGCAAACGCAAGGTCCACATCACCGACGAATTAGACGACGTGTTCGAcgatgaggaagatgatgattgGAAACAATGGGGCAAGAAACCTGCTCCATCTTTTGCTCCCTCCGATATAACCAAGATGGATACTTCGCAGATCCAAGAGGAGATGAAGAAACGCCACACCGGACCCGTTATCGGATTCGTCAAGCTCCGATTAGGTGCTCGCCGGACTCCG GAAATGGTAGCTGAACTTGCCATGAAGTGGACACAAGTTCTGAGAACTGGAGCTATTGGAATAAGGTTTACAGGTATTGATCTAAGTACAGTCATGTTCAACTTGGACAACAGCAAAGACTTAGAGGAG TTGAAGGAATTTGTGTTCGATCAATCAGAAGCATACGAGATTAAAATGGGGGACCAATTTTTTAGAAGACCTGGAGATCCACCCCTAGATGAACTCATTCAGAAGCAATATAGTGAGAAGGGCGAAACAGATAATGCTGGTCCAGAGGAAGCTGATGGGAATTTGAAAACTGAACTGTAG